In a single window of the Paenibacillus sp. MMS20-IR301 genome:
- a CDS encoding methyl-accepting chemotaxis protein, with product MIKPIKRIIQTITSRSLQRKMMLLFGVMLVIPVLLVSYFSYFSASKQLEITMQDATHASVDLVASTIDEYVSAAMRNVDLLSQQINAADVDAQSPQTRALIELFMKNHPELEILSVGNEQGAWMKAPDPGKQDFDPRVRDWYKASLLNPGKVTIINPLISVTTGNYTLYISKTLQDGKGVITTSLNLKTMSEQINKVTPGKTGYFYIVDGNHKFVAHPVKAAGEDVADYVIKMLGSGSGDLAYQNPDTGKDMRGYYTTDRNTGFTVVGVVPTDEFKEASMPIIYTGLMVLGAALVITMLLMYLIIRSITKPIRSLNNSARRVSEGYLNEQIHIDRIDEIGQLAENYNLMVGSLRSIVADISDTSTQLASSSQQLTATTEENAKATAYVAELVQDSSVGAETQTSAMAETSRAMEEMSSGIQKIAEAAATIVDSSADTEANVLSGSQKMEQVSRQMDAIRSSTHHSSELIGQLNGLNSEVSAMSSAITAIAVQTNLLSLNAGIEAARAGEHGRGFAVVATEVRKLADQSKNTAGDIQATLLQMTGLIDQTYEAVRHTVAADVELGIQVTAEAKEAFISIEHSTAKINSQLHDISAITEEMSAGAQEVAASVHEISGISRSTSDAFQSVTAATEQQLASMEEISASSTELSKMAGDLQHKIERFKLEE from the coding sequence ATGATCAAGCCTATCAAACGTATTATCCAGACTATCACCTCACGCTCGCTGCAAAGAAAAATGATGCTGCTCTTTGGAGTCATGCTGGTGATCCCGGTCCTCCTTGTCAGCTATTTCTCGTATTTCAGTGCAAGCAAACAACTTGAAATTACTATGCAGGATGCAACACACGCAAGCGTGGATCTCGTCGCGAGCACAATTGACGAGTATGTTTCTGCGGCAATGCGCAATGTCGATTTGCTGAGCCAGCAGATCAATGCTGCAGACGTTGATGCCCAGTCCCCGCAAACCCGCGCATTGATCGAGCTATTCATGAAAAATCATCCGGAGCTTGAGATTCTCTCAGTCGGCAACGAACAAGGAGCCTGGATGAAGGCACCTGATCCCGGTAAGCAGGATTTCGACCCGCGTGTCCGTGACTGGTACAAGGCATCCTTGCTGAATCCCGGAAAAGTCACTATTATCAATCCGCTCATCTCTGTGACCACCGGCAACTACACGCTCTATATTTCCAAAACACTGCAAGACGGCAAAGGTGTCATCACCACCTCGCTGAATCTCAAAACCATGAGTGAGCAGATCAACAAAGTTACTCCCGGCAAAACAGGTTACTTTTACATTGTTGACGGCAATCACAAATTCGTTGCCCACCCGGTGAAAGCCGCCGGTGAAGATGTGGCAGACTATGTAATTAAAATGCTGGGAAGCGGCAGCGGGGATCTGGCCTATCAGAACCCGGATACAGGTAAAGATATGCGCGGCTATTATACTACCGACCGGAACACCGGCTTCACAGTTGTAGGTGTAGTGCCTACCGATGAGTTCAAAGAAGCCTCTATGCCGATTATTTATACAGGCCTGATGGTACTTGGTGCAGCTCTGGTTATTACAATGCTTCTGATGTACCTGATTATCCGCTCGATTACGAAGCCGATCCGCAGCCTGAACAATTCTGCCCGCCGGGTAAGTGAGGGATACCTGAACGAGCAGATTCACATCGACCGGATCGATGAAATCGGACAACTGGCCGAGAATTATAATCTGATGGTCGGCTCACTGCGCAGTATCGTAGCTGATATATCAGACACTTCAACACAGCTTGCTTCATCGAGCCAACAGCTTACAGCCACGACTGAAGAGAATGCCAAGGCTACCGCCTATGTCGCTGAGCTGGTGCAGGATTCTTCCGTTGGCGCTGAAACCCAGACATCGGCGATGGCTGAAACTTCCCGGGCGATGGAGGAAATGTCCTCCGGTATTCAAAAAATTGCGGAAGCTGCAGCGACCATCGTAGATTCTTCAGCAGATACGGAAGCTAATGTGCTCAGCGGCAGCCAGAAAATGGAGCAGGTCAGCCGGCAAATGGATGCCATCCGCAGCTCCACCCATCATTCCTCAGAGCTGATCGGGCAGCTGAACGGACTGAACTCAGAGGTGTCTGCCATGAGCAGCGCGATTACGGCCATTGCTGTACAGACCAACCTGCTGTCACTGAATGCCGGGATTGAAGCTGCACGGGCCGGAGAGCATGGCCGGGGCTTTGCCGTAGTGGCTACAGAAGTACGCAAGCTTGCAGATCAATCAAAAAACACAGCCGGGGATATCCAGGCTACCCTGCTTCAAATGACCGGATTAATTGATCAGACCTATGAAGCTGTCCGCCATACAGTCGCTGCCGATGTAGAGCTGGGCATTCAGGTCACCGCCGAAGCCAAAGAAGCCTTTATCAGCATTGAGCATTCCACCGCCAAAATTAACAGCCAGCTTCATGATATCTCGGCGATTACCGAGGAGATGTCCGCCGGAGCGCAGGAGGTTGCCGCTTCCGTCCATGAGATCTCCGGTATATCACGCTCAACCTCTGATGCCTTCCAGAGTGTTACAGCAGCTACTGAGCAGCAGCTGGCTTCGATGGAGGAGATCTCTGCCTCATCGACAGAGCTGTCCAAAATGGCCGGAGATCTGCAGCATAAGATTGAGCGCTTTAAGCTCGAGGAATAG
- a CDS encoding HAD family hydrolase produces MKYLTQQVIFDLDDTLVHCNKYFDLILGRYFELMSDWFSDYGVTTSELRAKQVEIDVETVSTSGLASDNFPKSLIATYRFFSSKFARKTDPYEEQQLMKLGLSVYDQEIEAYPGMVETLDTLKQDGHSLYLYTGGDDSIQQRKIAQMKLDAYFDDRIYIRQHKNVESLEDILNSYKFDRKITWMIGNSLRTDVLPALTAGINSIYLKQPNEWLYNLIELQREMQQSVRTISAISEVPPVIRSAALRKHHG; encoded by the coding sequence ATGAAATATTTGACACAACAAGTTATTTTCGATCTGGATGATACCCTGGTGCATTGCAACAAATATTTTGACCTCATTCTGGGCCGCTATTTCGAGCTGATGTCCGACTGGTTCAGTGACTACGGCGTTACGACCAGTGAGCTGCGCGCCAAGCAGGTTGAAATCGATGTAGAGACCGTCAGCACAAGCGGACTGGCCAGTGATAATTTCCCGAAATCCTTGATTGCCACATACAGGTTCTTCAGCAGCAAATTTGCCCGCAAGACAGATCCCTATGAGGAACAGCAGCTGATGAAGCTCGGCCTCAGTGTATATGATCAGGAGATTGAGGCTTACCCGGGAATGGTGGAGACACTGGACACGCTGAAGCAGGACGGGCACTCACTTTACCTCTATACCGGCGGTGATGATTCCATCCAGCAGCGCAAAATCGCCCAAATGAAGCTCGACGCTTATTTCGATGACCGGATCTATATCCGCCAGCATAAAAACGTGGAGTCGCTGGAGGATATTCTGAATTCTTACAAGTTTGACCGCAAAATCACCTGGATGATCGGCAACTCCCTGCGGACCGATGTGCTTCCGGCCTTGACTGCCGGCATTAACAGCATTTATCTGAAGCAGCCCAATGAATGGCTCTACAACCTGATCGAGCTTCAGCGTGAAATGCAGCAGTCTGTACGGACGATTTCGGCAATCAGCGAGGTTCCTCCGGTGATCCGCTCAGCCGCGCTCCGCAAGCATCACGGCTGA
- a CDS encoding transposase: MDAPRTDRCLGRCALQIFLIPLSGENPETKATATAFPQSARPLHCFSCEGCPLKERCTKAAGNREVVVSLERLLYQKQARDILRSEEGYALAVRRMTEPESVFGQLKNNRGFRRFLLRGMEKVTSQVGWLSLAHNLLKQAANDQKQRATFLQ, from the coding sequence GTGGACGCTCCGAGAACGGACCGTTGTTTGGGTCGCTGTGCTCTCCAGATTTTTTTGATTCCCCTTAGCGGTGAAAATCCGGAGACCAAGGCGACCGCTACCGCTTTTCCACAATCAGCCCGTCCTCTCCACTGTTTTAGCTGCGAAGGCTGTCCGCTAAAGGAACGCTGCACCAAGGCTGCAGGAAATCGGGAAGTGGTTGTCAGTCTGGAGAGGCTGCTGTACCAGAAGCAGGCTCGGGATATCCTGCGAAGTGAGGAAGGCTATGCCCTGGCCGTACGCCGAATGACGGAACCGGAAAGTGTATTCGGACAACTGAAGAATAACCGGGGCTTCCGGCGCTTTCTGCTTCGCGGCATGGAAAAAGTGACGTCCCAGGTCGGTTGGCTTTCGCTTGCCCACAATTTATTGAAGCAAGCTGCAAATGACCAAAAACAAAGAGCAACCTTTCTCCAATGA
- a CDS encoding glutamate synthase subunit beta: MSTPTGFMEYKRQLPGDRAPEQRIKDWEEFHEHLTEDELRTQGARCMDCGTPYCHTGMDMSGGTSGCPVHNLIPEWNNLVYRGLWREALERLHKTNNFPEFTGSICPAPCEGSCTVGLIGQPVTIKTIELAIVDKGFEEGWVVPNPPEKRTGKRIAIVGSGPAGLAAAAQLNKAGHSVTVFERSDRIGGLLMYGIPTMKLDKRVVQRRVDLLAAEGIEFVVNTEIGKDIPAQQLVDEYDAVVLCGGATKARRFNVEGNELNGVMYAMDYLNGTIKSYLNSNLEDGNYVSAAGKDVIVLGGGDTGSDCVATALRHGCSSITQFGTHDKAPLTRDPIANPWPQFPNVYTLDYAQQEAKAVFGEDPREFSIMTTKFVGDEAGNLKELHTVQIRRMVDETGRKIYQPVPGTEAVYPAQLALIAIGFDGPEQDIIEELKLDTDRRSNVKARYGKFNTNVDKVFAAGDMRRGQSLVVWAINEGREAAREVDKYLMGSTVLV, encoded by the coding sequence ATGTCTACACCTACTGGATTTATGGAGTATAAGCGCCAGCTCCCAGGAGACCGGGCACCCGAGCAGCGCATTAAGGATTGGGAAGAGTTCCACGAGCATCTGACTGAGGACGAGCTCCGGACCCAAGGTGCACGCTGTATGGACTGCGGAACACCTTACTGTCATACGGGCATGGATATGAGCGGTGGGACCTCAGGCTGTCCTGTACACAATCTGATCCCGGAATGGAATAACCTGGTCTACCGGGGGCTCTGGCGTGAAGCTCTGGAGCGTCTGCACAAGACGAACAACTTCCCAGAATTTACGGGCAGTATCTGTCCGGCTCCCTGCGAAGGCTCCTGTACCGTTGGCCTGATTGGACAACCGGTAACGATTAAGACTATCGAGCTGGCTATCGTGGATAAAGGCTTTGAAGAGGGCTGGGTAGTGCCGAATCCTCCGGAGAAACGCACCGGCAAGCGGATTGCCATCGTCGGCTCCGGCCCTGCCGGACTGGCCGCGGCAGCGCAGCTGAACAAAGCAGGACATTCGGTAACTGTGTTCGAGCGCAGTGACCGGATCGGCGGCCTGTTAATGTACGGAATTCCTACCATGAAGCTGGACAAACGTGTGGTGCAGCGCCGTGTGGATCTGCTGGCAGCAGAAGGCATTGAATTCGTTGTGAACACAGAAATCGGCAAGGACATCCCGGCACAGCAGCTGGTTGACGAGTACGATGCTGTGGTCCTGTGCGGCGGAGCGACCAAAGCCAGACGCTTCAATGTTGAAGGGAACGAGCTTAACGGTGTAATGTACGCTATGGATTATCTGAACGGAACAATCAAGAGCTATCTCAACTCCAATCTGGAGGATGGCAATTATGTATCTGCGGCAGGCAAGGATGTAATCGTGCTTGGCGGCGGAGATACAGGCTCAGACTGTGTAGCTACCGCACTGCGGCACGGCTGCAGCAGCATTACCCAGTTCGGTACGCATGACAAGGCGCCGCTTACACGGGATCCGATTGCGAACCCTTGGCCGCAGTTCCCTAATGTCTATACGCTGGACTATGCACAGCAGGAAGCCAAAGCCGTGTTCGGTGAGGACCCGCGTGAATTCTCCATCATGACTACGAAGTTTGTCGGGGATGAAGCAGGAAATCTGAAGGAGCTGCATACGGTTCAAATCCGCCGGATGGTGGATGAGACCGGACGGAAGATTTATCAGCCGGTTCCCGGCACCGAAGCGGTTTATCCGGCTCAGCTTGCCCTGATCGCGATCGGCTTTGACGGACCGGAGCAGGACATCATTGAAGAGCTGAAGCTGGATACGGACCGCCGCAGCAATGTGAAGGCCCGTTATGGCAAATTCAATACCAATGTAGATAAAGTGTTCGCTGCCGGCGATATGCGCCGTGGACAAAGTCTGGTTGTCTGGGCCATTAACGAAGGCCGTGAAGCGGCGCGTGAAGTGGATAAATACCTGATGGGCTCAACCGTGCTTGTCTAA
- a CDS encoding dihydrofolate reductase has translation MSITMIWAMAANGVIGKNNAMPWHLPLDFAYFKAETLGKSMLMGRKTWESLGSKPLKGRRSIVLTRDQSFAPDGAQVVHTLQEALAAGRGEDELMIIGGAEIYRLLLPHADKLLITRIEDDIEGDTVFPEVDWSQWQEISNTPGIRNEQNPYDYRFLVYERRCDDKAFSLTHDVK, from the coding sequence ATGAGTATCACAATGATTTGGGCAATGGCTGCAAACGGTGTAATCGGCAAAAATAATGCTATGCCCTGGCATCTGCCGCTGGATTTCGCCTATTTCAAGGCTGAAACGCTGGGCAAGTCCATGCTGATGGGCCGTAAAACCTGGGAGTCGCTCGGCAGCAAGCCGCTGAAGGGCCGCAGAAGCATTGTCCTGACCCGTGATCAGAGCTTTGCGCCTGATGGTGCACAGGTTGTCCATACGCTGCAAGAGGCGCTTGCAGCCGGCCGTGGAGAGGATGAGCTGATGATTATCGGCGGTGCGGAAATTTACCGTCTGCTGCTTCCGCATGCCGATAAGCTGCTCATAACGCGGATTGAAGATGATATTGAAGGTGATACCGTATTTCCTGAAGTGGACTGGAGCCAGTGGCAGGAAATATCAAATACACCTGGAATCCGCAATGAGCAGAATCCATATGATTACCGGTTCCTTGTTTATGAACGCAGGTGTGACGATAAAGCGTTTTCTCTGACACATGATGTGAAATAG
- a CDS encoding helix-turn-helix domain-containing protein encodes MNYELKIDVSPVYELLDSFMLYVTKKWISNLEIGTDWIRDVDSRFTPAQLQALRQAAEWPFDDYDVLYAWAYSRGEASKVQQFLDELDSSRVEECLARTKPFFHNFTAAECSRIKDGYTPLLRLWYEYYFRHVEHNILPLLIEDASEKKMLESKMDMVPLIEYASGGVVIEDVPGLETIVLLPTVHNRPINTYCFYKNLMLVQYPVDVPSEDEEEPPTVLLRLTQALSDPTRLRLLRFVAGEPKTLLDMQAELKQSQEMLMHHLLSLRVAGLLRVHLSGEGTERYSIRPDGASELQMFLESYIRI; translated from the coding sequence CTGAACTATGAACTCAAAATTGATGTATCCCCCGTATATGAGCTGCTGGACAGTTTTATGTTATATGTGACAAAGAAGTGGATTTCCAATCTGGAGATCGGCACCGACTGGATCAGGGATGTGGACAGCCGTTTTACACCGGCGCAGCTGCAGGCGCTGAGACAGGCTGCCGAGTGGCCCTTTGATGATTATGATGTGCTGTATGCATGGGCTTACAGCCGTGGCGAAGCCTCGAAGGTACAGCAGTTTCTGGATGAGCTGGATTCCTCGAGGGTCGAAGAATGCCTCGCGCGGACCAAGCCTTTTTTCCATAATTTCACGGCTGCAGAATGTTCCCGTATCAAGGATGGCTATACTCCCCTGCTGCGGCTGTGGTATGAATATTATTTCCGCCATGTGGAGCACAACATTCTTCCGCTTCTGATCGAGGATGCCTCCGAGAAGAAGATGCTGGAGAGCAAAATGGATATGGTGCCGTTAATTGAGTACGCCTCCGGCGGTGTGGTGATTGAGGATGTTCCGGGGCTTGAAACGATTGTCCTCCTCCCGACCGTACATAACCGGCCGATTAATACGTATTGCTTCTATAAAAATCTGATGCTCGTCCAGTATCCGGTCGATGTGCCTTCGGAGGATGAGGAAGAACCGCCTACAGTGCTGCTGCGCTTGACCCAGGCGCTCTCCGACCCGACCCGGCTCCGGCTGCTGCGGTTCGTTGCCGGTGAACCCAAAACACTCCTGGATATGCAGGCTGAGCTGAAGCAGTCACAGGAAATGCTGATGCATCATCTGCTCAGCCTGCGGGTCGCCGGACTGCTGCGTGTACATCTGTCAGGTGAGGGCACCGAGCGGTACAGCATCCGCCCGGACGGGGCCTCCGAGCTGCAGATGTTCCTGGAATCCTATATTCGCATTTAG
- a CDS encoding proline--tRNA ligase, translating to MRQSNLFLTTLREAPAEAETISHQLLLRAGYIRQLAAGVYTYMPLGRRVLRKLERIVREEMDGAGAQEVLMPALQPAELWKESERYEVYGKELMKLQDRHEREFVLGPTHEEVVTALVRGEISSYRRLPLTVYQIQSKFRDERRPRSGLLRGREFLMKDAYSFDTGWEGLDLAYEQMYQAYGRIFERCGLKYRAVQANAGAIGGKGQNHEFMALSEIGEDTVAVCTSCDYAANLEQAEVRGKSVTPKRDFSGNAVPVKFHTPNQKTIQQLEQESGIKPQEIIKTLIYTNGNTVFAVLVRGDHEVNELKVQKYMGGGEITLAEYELVQQAAGVESGYVGPAGLSLTVLVDQAVAGMAEGITGAGEKDYHLRGVIPGRDFPLENVGDFRNAAAGDACPECGSGQLEFHQGIEVGHVFKLGTVYSEKLGANFLDTAGRSQPMVMGCYGIGISRLLSSVAEQNHDDEGLIWPSSIAPFAVHILLMSAKDEAQREAAEALYIQLTSFGIETLLDDRDERAGVKFKDAGLIGIPVALVVGKGSAEGKLEYMDRRAGTKEVIDIEEAVARVRGI from the coding sequence ATGCGTCAATCCAATCTATTCTTAACCACCCTCCGCGAAGCGCCGGCCGAAGCGGAAACCATCAGCCACCAGCTGCTGCTGCGGGCCGGCTATATCCGCCAGCTGGCGGCTGGAGTGTATACATATATGCCGCTCGGGCGGCGGGTGCTGCGCAAGCTGGAGCGGATCGTCCGGGAGGAGATGGACGGAGCAGGTGCGCAGGAGGTGCTTATGCCTGCGCTGCAGCCGGCAGAGCTGTGGAAGGAATCAGAACGTTACGAGGTATACGGCAAGGAGCTCATGAAGCTGCAGGACCGTCATGAACGTGAATTTGTGCTGGGACCGACTCATGAAGAGGTAGTGACAGCGCTCGTCAGAGGGGAAATCAGCTCCTACCGCAGGCTTCCGCTTACGGTGTATCAGATTCAGTCCAAATTCCGCGATGAGCGCCGTCCGCGTTCGGGGCTGCTGCGCGGCCGGGAGTTTCTCATGAAGGATGCCTATTCTTTTGACACCGGCTGGGAAGGGCTGGATCTGGCTTATGAGCAGATGTATCAGGCCTATGGACGGATATTCGAGCGCTGCGGACTGAAATACCGGGCGGTGCAGGCAAATGCCGGAGCCATCGGAGGCAAAGGACAGAACCATGAATTTATGGCTTTATCGGAGATTGGTGAAGATACGGTGGCTGTATGCACCAGTTGTGACTATGCCGCTAATCTGGAGCAGGCGGAGGTGCGCGGGAAGTCTGTAACACCAAAGCGTGATTTCAGCGGAAATGCTGTCCCGGTTAAATTCCATACGCCTAACCAGAAGACTATTCAGCAGCTGGAACAGGAAAGCGGGATCAAGCCGCAGGAGATTATTAAGACATTGATCTATACTAATGGCAATACTGTCTTCGCCGTATTGGTCCGGGGAGATCATGAGGTGAATGAGCTGAAGGTGCAGAAATATATGGGCGGCGGTGAAATCACACTGGCGGAATATGAACTCGTGCAGCAGGCGGCCGGGGTGGAGAGCGGTTACGTCGGCCCTGCCGGCTTGTCGCTAACTGTGCTTGTTGACCAAGCTGTTGCCGGGATGGCTGAAGGTATTACGGGTGCCGGGGAGAAGGATTACCATCTGCGCGGAGTTATACCCGGCCGTGATTTCCCGCTGGAGAATGTTGGTGATTTCCGCAACGCCGCAGCCGGTGATGCTTGTCCGGAGTGCGGGAGCGGTCAGCTTGAGTTCCACCAGGGAATCGAGGTAGGACATGTATTCAAGCTGGGAACCGTGTACAGCGAGAAGCTCGGGGCGAACTTCCTGGATACTGCGGGCCGGAGCCAGCCTATGGTAATGGGATGTTACGGCATCGGCATATCGCGTCTGCTGTCGTCAGTGGCAGAGCAGAACCATGATGATGAGGGGCTGATCTGGCCATCCTCTATAGCACCGTTCGCAGTCCATATTCTGCTGATGTCCGCCAAGGATGAAGCTCAGCGCGAAGCTGCTGAAGCGTTGTATATACAGCTTACTTCCTTCGGGATTGAGACCCTGCTGGATGACCGGGATGAGCGCGCGGGCGTGAAGTTCAAGGATGCGGGACTGATTGGTATCCCAGTAGCGCTGGTTGTAGGTAAAGGGTCAGCGGAGGGCAAGCTTGAATATATGGACCGCAGAGCGGGAACCAAAGAAGTGATTGATATAGAAGAAGCGGTGGCAAGAGTGCGCGGAATTTAA
- a CDS encoding DNA topoisomerase 3: MKTLIIAEKPDMGRNIAAAIEPKAKNHRSYLEGEQYIITWAIGHLIGLAEPEAYDSKYKRWNINDLPIIPDQFKLVPNARTLDQLKVIGELAKRSDLLVNSCDAGREGQHIFSLIQRHLQLSQPVKRLWISDLTPETIRKGFQELKDGSEYENLTKAAKARSEADWLIGMNGSRAFTTKHNVLLSVGRVQTPVLALIYDRQKTIEAFSSLKFFEVEGHFTQNELMYKGMWQGERLTDGAKAEALAAKIKGKPARIESYEVKETKEYPNKLYDLTLLQREANGKYAFSAKKTLDIAQALYEKHKVISYPRTNSNYVTEQNIPEMHKTLSALQGTQFDEWVKGANRNLVHKGNKFICNPSKVEDHHAILPTNRKASGLSADEAKLYDLIVRRFLSQFYPAAEYKLHTVITVVEDEKFKTTVKELLSLGWKVIYADQKKDKLKPAKGKGKEEEEDEEVEVNEPFSVSKDDDVVCSDAIVKEKDTQPPKAYTEGTLLKAMESAGKQIEDEELRDAMKDSGLGTPATRAATIERLKNVGYVEMQGKKIAITQKGRTAIELIRGAGVELLTSPEMTGQWERRLNEIARGTAEDGQFMNNVKRFASMIVDKVRVQSRADKTSFEGETPALNTGAKGRSTGGAARKAEGKESKPAAPRKRSMAAAAAAKPADSGPKVIGSCPRPGCGGMIFMGRKGYGCSHYKEGCKFVIWKETHGRTLTDSQVKALIEKGRTGKLKLAAEDGTALEGKLVLMNTDTGQLGVE, translated from the coding sequence TTGAAGACACTTATTATTGCGGAGAAACCGGACATGGGGCGGAATATCGCCGCCGCAATAGAACCGAAGGCCAAAAATCACCGTTCCTATCTGGAAGGGGAGCAGTATATCATTACCTGGGCGATCGGGCATCTCATTGGCCTGGCTGAGCCTGAAGCTTACGACAGCAAATATAAAAGATGGAACATTAATGATCTGCCGATCATCCCGGATCAGTTCAAGCTGGTGCCGAATGCGCGGACACTCGATCAGCTGAAGGTGATTGGCGAGCTTGCGAAACGCAGCGATCTGCTGGTTAATTCCTGTGACGCCGGGCGTGAAGGCCAGCATATTTTCTCACTGATTCAGCGTCATTTGCAGCTGAGCCAGCCGGTCAAGCGGCTGTGGATCTCGGACCTGACCCCGGAAACGATCCGCAAAGGCTTCCAGGAGCTGAAGGACGGCTCGGAATACGAGAATCTCACCAAGGCGGCCAAGGCCCGCAGTGAAGCGGACTGGCTGATCGGGATGAACGGGTCGCGCGCTTTTACAACAAAGCATAATGTCCTGCTCTCAGTGGGCCGGGTACAGACGCCGGTGCTCGCCCTGATTTATGACCGCCAGAAGACGATTGAAGCCTTCTCCTCGCTGAAGTTTTTTGAGGTGGAAGGGCATTTCACCCAGAATGAGCTGATGTATAAGGGAATGTGGCAGGGAGAACGTTTAACGGACGGTGCCAAGGCGGAAGCACTGGCTGCCAAGATAAAGGGTAAACCGGCCAGAATCGAATCTTATGAGGTTAAAGAAACGAAGGAGTATCCGAACAAGCTGTACGATTTAACGCTGCTGCAGCGTGAAGCGAACGGGAAATATGCTTTTTCAGCCAAAAAAACGCTCGATATCGCCCAGGCGCTGTATGAAAAGCATAAGGTGATCTCCTACCCGCGGACGAACTCCAACTATGTGACGGAGCAGAATATTCCGGAGATGCACAAGACGCTCTCGGCGCTCCAGGGGACACAGTTTGATGAGTGGGTGAAGGGGGCGAACCGCAATCTGGTTCACAAGGGCAACAAGTTCATCTGTAACCCTTCCAAGGTTGAGGATCACCATGCCATTCTGCCGACGAACCGTAAAGCCTCCGGGCTCAGTGCTGACGAAGCCAAGCTGTATGACCTGATCGTCCGGCGGTTCCTCTCCCAGTTCTATCCGGCAGCAGAGTACAAATTGCATACCGTGATCACCGTAGTAGAGGATGAGAAGTTCAAAACTACGGTCAAGGAGCTGCTAAGCCTGGGCTGGAAGGTGATCTATGCCGACCAGAAGAAGGACAAGCTGAAGCCTGCTAAAGGCAAGGGCAAGGAGGAAGAGGAGGACGAGGAGGTTGAAGTAAATGAGCCGTTCTCGGTCTCTAAGGATGATGATGTGGTCTGCAGCGATGCCATCGTGAAGGAGAAGGACACCCAGCCGCCAAAAGCTTACACGGAAGGCACGTTATTGAAGGCGATGGAGAGCGCGGGCAAACAGATTGAGGACGAAGAGCTGCGGGATGCCATGAAGGATTCGGGGCTCGGCACACCGGCGACCCGGGCGGCGACGATTGAGCGGCTGAAGAATGTCGGTTATGTAGAGATGCAGGGTAAAAAAATTGCCATTACCCAAAAAGGGCGGACCGCCATTGAGCTGATCCGCGGAGCAGGTGTGGAGCTGCTGACCTCCCCGGAAATGACCGGACAGTGGGAGCGCCGCCTGAATGAAATTGCCCGCGGTACAGCGGAAGACGGGCAGTTCATGAACAATGTCAAACGCTTCGCCTCCATGATTGTGGACAAGGTCCGGGTGCAGTCCCGGGCGGATAAAACCTCCTTCGAAGGGGAGACTCCTGCGCTAAATACGGGGGCCAAAGGCCGCAGTACGGGCGGGGCAGCCCGCAAAGCGGAGGGCAAGGAGAGCAAGCCGGCAGCGCCAAGGAAGCGCAGTATGGCGGCGGCAGCAGCTGCGAAGCCAGCGGATTCCGGTCCGAAGGTAATCGGCAGCTGCCCGCGCCCCGGCTGCGGCGGCATGATCTTCATGGGCCGCAAAGGATACGGATGCTCCCATTACAAGGAAGGGTGTAAATTCGTCATCTGGAAGGAAACCCACGGGCGTACGCTGACCGACTCCCAGGTGAAGGCGCTGATTGAGAAAGGGCGGACCGGCAAGCTGAAGCTGGCTGCTGAAGACGGAACAGCGCTTGAAGGCAAGCTGGTGCTGATGAATACGGATACCGGCCAGCTGGGTGTGGAGTAA
- a CDS encoding DsbA family protein — protein sequence MNKQTVGRNAKGNKNLLLMLLALVVVILVAVLVFLLTGNTSEGTDELDNLPNYTDVKGTFVVDGLKYEKQPHLGSDDAKVKVIEFADFKCPACKKWTASYLDTFIKDYVDTGKVQFYFMNFAFIDRDSYLAASAGEAIYKQSNEKFWEYVHKLYENQGDEGKIWATQKFILKFVKDNIEGLDYAQFEQDIKNHTYMYDVKEDFKIAGAYGVNGTPKFMVNGVLLPDSSYEGLAAAIEAGLAEAK from the coding sequence ATGAATAAACAAACGGTTGGCAGGAATGCCAAAGGCAACAAGAATCTGCTCCTTATGCTGCTTGCACTAGTGGTCGTTATTCTGGTTGCCGTACTTGTCTTCCTACTTACTGGCAACACTTCTGAGGGCACAGACGAGCTCGACAATCTCCCGAATTACACGGATGTCAAGGGAACCTTCGTCGTCGACGGCCTGAAATATGAGAAGCAGCCGCATCTGGGCAGTGATGATGCCAAGGTGAAGGTCATTGAATTTGCCGACTTCAAATGCCCGGCCTGTAAGAAATGGACAGCATCCTATCTGGATACCTTCATCAAGGACTATGTGGACACCGGAAAGGTCCAGTTCTATTTCATGAACTTTGCCTTTATTGACCGCGACTCCTATCTTGCCGCAAGTGCTGGAGAAGCCATCTATAAGCAGAGCAACGAGAAGTTCTGGGAATATGTGCACAAGCTGTATGAGAATCAAGGGGATGAGGGCAAGATTTGGGCTACCCAGAAGTTCATCCTGAAGTTTGTCAAAGACAATATTGAAGGCCTTGATTATGCCCAGTTTGAGCAGGATATCAAGAACCACACCTACATGTACGATGTCAAAGAGGACTTCAAAATTGCCGGGGCTTACGGCGTAAACGGCACACCCAAGTTCATGGTGAACGGTGTTCTGCTGCCGGACTCCTCTTATGAAGGCTTAGCTGCTGCGATTGAAGCCGGTCTGGCGGAAGCCAAGTAA